Proteins found in one Chitinivorax tropicus genomic segment:
- a CDS encoding YihY family inner membrane protein: MLLNLISHARKTPLHAPASFLRFVWQRFQQDQCLQAAGSLTFTTLLALVPFLTIVLMIFSAFPVFEDFSNQFKIFLLTNLVPTSAGKVISVYMRQFSDNATKLTAVGIISLAVTALMMILTIERAFNAIWHVSTARPLFRRIVLYWAALTLGPIMVGASLSLTSSVLARSVDYAKELPFAEMLLLNGSQWILATLAFSLMYYVVPNCQVPRKHALMAGIAAAVLFEFAKRGFGIYIKGMGSYNIVYGAFASFPIFLMWLYVMWAIILFGAVLSACLSYWEAHAWRRKPETGRSFFDAARVLVLLCESQQSGETPTAWQLQRKLQCGMDHLSTLLHRLTQARLIEKTEQNGWLLRRSPSQITLAELYHLFVMSPLKLDRMHPQERQLADYLSSSINMMDQALMVDIQTLYNQLYGGQPDLATP, encoded by the coding sequence ATGCTGCTCAACCTGATCTCCCATGCCCGTAAAACTCCGCTGCATGCGCCAGCCAGCTTTCTGCGCTTTGTGTGGCAGCGGTTTCAGCAGGATCAATGTCTGCAGGCCGCTGGCAGCCTGACCTTTACCACCTTGCTGGCGCTGGTGCCCTTTCTGACAATTGTGTTGATGATTTTCTCGGCCTTCCCCGTATTCGAGGACTTCAGCAATCAATTCAAGATCTTTTTGCTGACCAATCTGGTGCCGACCTCTGCCGGCAAAGTCATCTCGGTCTATATGCGGCAGTTTTCGGACAACGCCACCAAATTGACGGCGGTGGGCATCATCTCGCTCGCGGTGACCGCACTGATGATGATCCTGACCATCGAGCGCGCATTCAATGCCATCTGGCATGTCAGCACCGCGCGGCCACTGTTCCGGCGTATCGTCCTGTACTGGGCCGCCTTGACCTTGGGGCCGATCATGGTGGGAGCCAGCCTGAGCCTGACCTCCTCGGTGCTGGCCCGGTCGGTGGACTACGCAAAGGAGTTGCCATTCGCGGAAATGTTGCTGCTGAATGGGTCACAGTGGATATTGGCCACGCTGGCTTTTTCGTTGATGTACTACGTCGTGCCCAACTGCCAAGTGCCCCGTAAGCACGCATTGATGGCGGGTATCGCCGCCGCCGTGTTGTTTGAATTCGCCAAGCGTGGATTTGGTATTTATATCAAGGGCATGGGTAGCTACAACATTGTATATGGTGCTTTTGCAAGCTTCCCGATCTTCTTGATGTGGTTGTATGTGATGTGGGCCATCATTCTGTTCGGGGCGGTGCTGTCTGCCTGTTTGTCCTACTGGGAGGCGCACGCTTGGCGACGTAAGCCCGAGACAGGACGGAGCTTTTTTGATGCGGCACGGGTCTTGGTGTTGCTGTGCGAAAGCCAACAAAGCGGCGAAACACCTACGGCCTGGCAATTGCAGAGAAAGCTCCAATGCGGCATGGATCACTTGTCTACTTTGCTGCATCGTCTGACGCAGGCCCGGCTGATTGAAAAAACCGAACAGAATGGCTGGCTATTACGGCGATCGCCATCACAGATCACGTTGGCAGAGCTATACCACTTGTTTGTGATGTCCCCACTCAAACTGGATCGGATGCACCCACAGGAGCGGCAGCTGGCGGACTACCTATCCTCCAGCATCAATATGATGGATCAGGCTTTGATGGTCGATATTCAGACCTTGTATAACCAGCTGTATGGCGGACAGCCTGACCTGGCCACACCTTAA
- the wrbA gene encoding NAD(P)H:quinone oxidoreductase, with product MHDILVLYYSHHGAVKQLAQHIARGVESVPGCRARLRTVPKVSTVCEATAPAIPDTGAPYVEPVDLVECVAVAVGSPTRFGNMAAPMKYFWDGTASEWSKGTLVGKPACVFTSTASMHGGNEATLLSMMLPLLHHGMLLLGVPFTEAALSITQAGGTPYGASHVAGLTGDQPVSDHEKQLCMALGKRLAETALKLQS from the coding sequence ATGCACGATATTCTAGTGTTGTATTACAGCCATCACGGCGCCGTCAAACAATTGGCCCAGCACATTGCGCGCGGGGTAGAGAGCGTGCCGGGTTGCCGCGCCCGTCTCCGCACCGTGCCTAAAGTCTCAACAGTATGCGAAGCTACGGCACCCGCCATCCCAGATACGGGCGCTCCCTATGTCGAGCCGGTGGATCTGGTCGAGTGTGTGGCTGTCGCAGTCGGCAGCCCTACACGGTTTGGCAATATGGCTGCCCCGATGAAGTATTTTTGGGATGGCACCGCCAGCGAATGGAGCAAAGGCACGCTGGTGGGTAAACCTGCATGTGTGTTCACCAGCACCGCATCGATGCATGGCGGTAACGAAGCCACCCTGTTGAGCATGATGCTACCGCTCTTGCATCATGGCATGCTGCTGCTGGGTGTGCCATTCACCGAGGCGGCGTTGAGCATCACCCAGGCGGGCGGCACCCCTTATGGTGCCAGCCATGTTGCTGGCTTGACTGGCGATCAGCCTGTTTCCGATCACGAAAAACAACTTTGCATGGCATTGGGCAAACGCCTGGCCGAAACCGCGCTGAAACTCCAATCATGA
- a CDS encoding DUF2069 domain-containing protein, which translates to MNPTRLLHLGAVSSLTALIFLCLAWELWLVPLRPGGSWLVLKVVFLLFPLFGILRGKVYTFQWSSMFILIYFTEGIVRGWSDMGLSQVLAWAEIGLSCLFYVCVIYFARNEKRRLAGLPMP; encoded by the coding sequence ATGAATCCGACCCGCCTGTTGCATCTAGGGGCTGTCAGCAGCCTGACCGCACTGATCTTTCTTTGCCTGGCCTGGGAGCTTTGGCTGGTGCCGCTGCGGCCTGGCGGCTCGTGGTTGGTGTTGAAGGTGGTCTTCTTGTTGTTTCCACTGTTTGGCATCTTGCGTGGCAAGGTCTACACCTTCCAGTGGTCAAGCATGTTCATCCTGATCTATTTCACTGAAGGCATCGTCAGAGGCTGGTCTGACATGGGGCTTTCACAAGTGCTGGCCTGGGCCGAGATCGGCCTGTCCTGCTTGTTCTATGTATGCGTGATCTACTTTGCGCGTAATGAGAAGCGGCGATTGGCCGGGTTGCCTATGCCCTGA